A segment of the Chryseobacterium scophthalmum genome:
ATACCCACCGTAAAAATTTACTCCAGAAATTTGGTGCTAAAAACTCTGCTGAGCTTGTGCATATTGCGGTACAGCAGAATATGATATTGGAATAAAAAAAACCTCTGAAAATTTCAGAGGTTTTTAGTTTATATTTTAGTGCATTGCTTCACTCAAATCTATTTTTTCTTTGCTTTTCCGTTCTCTAATAAATAGAATAAACGGAATACATATCAAGAATGCTACCCCAAGATAAAGGAAAACATCCATGTAAGATAAAACGGTTGCCTGTTTGGTGACGGTCATATCTAAAACTTTGTAAGCGGCATTCATAGCTGCATCAGGAGTCATTCCTTTAGCGATAAAATTAGCTTTTAAAGCTGCCAATCGCTGCTGAACATCAAAGCTGTCTCCATCCAAATGCGAAATTAAATTCAGTCTGTATTTCTGACTGGCGTTCGCAATAAATGTGGTGATGGCTGCGATTCCGAAAGAACCGCCAAGCTGTCTCATCATTCCTGTAAAAGCTGCGCCTTGACCAATTTCCTGACCTTTCAATGTGCTTAATGACAAAGATGTGATTGGAATAAACAATAAACCAAGTCCCATTCCTCGTACAATCAACATCCAGAAAAAGGCTTCTTTACTCGTATCCGGTGTCAGAATTTTGTATCCCCAGAAACTGTAAACAAAGAAGATAAATAATCCCAGGGAAACTAAAATCTGCTGTTTTGCTCCTTTTGAAAGCAATCTTCCGATAATCGGCATCATGAAAGCTGTCGTTAAAGCCGCCGGAATCATTAATGCTCCTGACTGAAGCGCCGTCCATCCCAAAATACTCTGCGTATATAAAGGAACAATAAACGTTGAACCATATAAACCGAATCCTAAAACGAAGGACATCACGGTTCCGATCCTCAGATTTCCGTTCTTTAAAACTCGGAGTTCCACAATCGGATATTTAAAGGTGAGCTCTCGCCAGAGGAATAATATAAATCCTAAAACTGCAGTAGTCGTAAATGTTACAATCATTCCGCTTTCAAACCAGTCTTCTTCATGACCTCTTTCCAGAATGAACTGTAAAGATCCTACGGTTAATGCCAGTAAAGCAATTCCGAGCCAGTCGACATCTGAAGCTTTTCTTTTCTCAGAAAATTTCGGGCTTTTCACAAACTGTAAAGTCATTAATGTTGCTGCAATACCAATTGGAATATTGATGTAAAAAATATATGGCCAACTGTAATTATCAACGATATAACCTCCCAATGGTGGACCCAAAGTAGGACCAATAATTACTCCCAAACCGTAAATTGCCTGCGCCATGCTACGTTTTTCAACCGGATAAGATTCGGTAATAATCGTTTGCGAAGTTACGAGCAACGCTCCACCGCCAATTCCCTGACATAATCTGAAGAACACCAACTCCCAAATATTTTCGGCATTTCCACATAGAAATGAAAATATGGTAAATATAATAATGGATGCTGCAAAATAATTTCTTCTTCCGAACTGCTGCGAAAGCCAGCTCGTCATAGGTACAACAATAACGTTACCAATAGCATATGCTGTGATTACCCAACCCACTTCAGAAAGTGTGGCACCCATGTTTCCCTTCATTTCGTTGAGGGCAACATTTACAATCGTGGAATCCACAATTTCTAGCAAAGCACAAAGAATCGCTGTAATCGTAATGATTACTCTTCGGGCTCCATATTCTACTAATGAATCTTGCATTGATTTTTTTATGTGTTTTAAAGAAGGTTGAGGTTAAAATTTAGCTTGAGAATAAAACATTTCTAAAGTTTAAAATCATTATTCCTCATCTTTAAGAATTATAAAAAGTGAATTGTCAATAGTTAATCAACTTCATGGTCAACTTTACTACTTCATTTTAAATCTGTCATCAATCATCGTCAAAACCTTTATCAATCTTCCTGCATCTAATTCCTCAACATTCGCAATTGACTCGCCTCAGCAAAACTGACAATTCACTTATATACTTTTTTATAAAAAATGAATTGTCAATACACCATCAACATTGTTATCAATATTCAGCTGCATTTCCATTCACAATTGATTTGCTTCCGCAAAATTGACAATTCACTTAACTAACTTTTCCAATATTATTTTAAAGAAACTTCTGCTTTCACATTCATCCCTGTTCTTAATCTTTTTGCAATGTTTGGATCAAGTTTTACAAAATCGATTTTTATAGGAAGTCTCTGTACAACTTTCACAAAGTTTCCGCTTGCATTATCGGGAGGCAAAATTGAAAATGTAGATCCTGTTGCCGGAGAAAATGAGCTTACTACACCGTCAAATTCCGTATCAGGAAAAGCATCAATTTCTATTTTCACTTTTTGTCCTTCAACCATTTTGGCAACCTGAGTTTCTTTAAAATTAGCAATTACCCATTTCTGATCATTTTTAACCAAGCTAAATAATTGTGCGCCTGCCTGTAAAAACTGACCTGCCTGAATAGGAACTTTCCCAACAAAACCATCTTCTGGAGCTACGATAACCGTATAAGAAAGATTTAATTTTGCACTTTCTACATCAACTTCTCTCTGTTTCGCTACCGAACCGGCAACTGAAATCTGTTGAGAACTTGCTTCTGTTTGTGAAGATGCAATTCCTGTTTGTTGTGCAATCTGGTTTCTTGTATCTACTAAAACCTGTAATTGTTTATCTGCAGACTGCTTTGCTGCTAAAGCCTGCTCGTACTGCTGTTCTGTAATCGAATGATCTTTTACAAGAACTGAATATCTTTTTAAATCCTGAGCTGTTTTCCAAACGTTTACTTTTGCCGCTTCAATTTGTGCATTTGCTGTTGCTACAGCTGCTTGTGAGCTGCTAATGTTTTTAGAAGTTGCATTGGTAGAAGACTGCGCAGATGAGATATTGCTTTTTGCTGTTGACAAAGCTGCCTGAGCTTGATCTAAAGCCATTTTCTGATCTTTATTATCTAAAATAACCAATGTATCACCTTTTTTTACAAACTGATTGTCTTTTACTTTTACTTCGGCTACATAACCTGAGATTTTAGAAATTACAGGGTTCATATTAGAAGCGATTTGAGCATCATCCGTTTCTTCGTGAAACTGACCGTAAGTGTAAGATCTGTAACCGAAAATTCCGCCCCCGATTACTACTACCGCTAAAATGATCGGAAAAACTAAACTTTTTTTCTTTTTAGGTTCAGTTACTTGAGTATTGTTATTTTCCATTTTGGATATTGTCTGTTTTTATTTGATTGTTAAAGTTCCTGTAGTCTGCAATAGTTTTCTATACGCTAATGCAGCATCTGCTTTTGCATTGATAACGCCAACATTGGCAGCAATCTGAGCCGCATCTGCATCCAATAATTCTGTCATGGTTGCAAGACCGTTATCATATTTGTTTTTTGTAATTCTGTAGTTTTCGTTAGCTTGTACCGCTGCTTTTTCGAAAACTGTAATTCTTTTTTTAGAATAATCTGAATTCTGATATTCTCTGTTGACATCTAATTTAATATTGTCATTCAACAGTTCGTTGGTTGCAGACAATTGCATTTCTCTGGCTTTAGACTGCTTTAAAGAAGAATTTTCTTTCCAAAGGTTTGATAGATTGTAAGAAATTCCTACTCCAACATTTACGGCATTATAAATCGTTAAAAATTTCGGAATATCTGCTGCTACGTAACCTCCTGTAAATGCAATAGAAGGAAGATTTTCTGCTTTTGCAGATTTCGTTCCCAATTCTGCAGCTTTTCTTTGCTGATCTAAAGCTTGCAAATCTTTACGATTTTCTCTCGCTTCATTCAGATAAAAACTAACAGGTTTTACATCATCAGATTCATCCAAATAGTTTTGATCAACTTCGATCTCCGTAGTTTCCGGAAGACCAAGAAGTAAATCCATATTGATATTGGCAATGTTGTAATTGTTCTTGGCTTCTAATAACTGCAGTTCAATATTTGAAGTCTGAAGATTTGCTTTCAAACGGTCATTTCTTGCAATTACCCCGTTATTTTCAAGCTTAAGAAAAGTTTCGTCTCTTTTTTGAGAAGCTGTAAGGTTTTCTTCTAAAACTTTAATCGATTGATTGGCTTTAAATAAGTTATTATATGCCTGAGCTACATTATAAGCAATGGCAATTTTATCATTTTCAGTGCTCAGTTTTGATGCTTCCACCAAATATTTTGCAGACTGAATTCCGTATTTTATTCTTCCACCACTGTAAATAGGAACGCTAAGATTTGCCGAACCATAGGCAACCTGATGAACTTCCGGTCCACCTGCTGCAGAAACTCCTGGAAGTTTCAGATCGATGTTTGGTTTTATCGGAAGATACATATAACTCCCCGAAACTTTCAATTCCGGAAGCTGTCTGTTTTTTGCTTCCAAAAGATCGGCTGTAGCTTCTTCTATTTTGGCAGCATCTATTTTTAAACTTTTACTGTTCTGGATTCCCAACTGTACCGCCTCATCAAGACTTAACTGTTTTTTCTCCTGAGCATTGGTGTACATCATTCCTACGAAAAGGGACAGTACAATAGCTGAGTTATTTATTCTCTTCATAACCTAAAAGGTCTTTTAAAATATGTTTTATATGTTTCTTGAGTTCTGAATAATATTTTTCCTCAAAAGCTTCCTCATCTTCAGTATTATTAAGAAATTCTTTATACATACCTTTGGCATTTGATGCATAAAATAATGTTCCGCTTACGGTAGAATGTAATAAATAGATGGGTGGGTTTTTGGTAAAAATCCCTTTCTGAATTCCGCTTTCCAAAATTTTAGAATACATGGAAATGAAACTCATTTTAGTTTCCTTTAAAAATTCCACAATCTGAGGATTTTCTGTATGAAGCTGCTCTCTCTGCATAATTCTGTAAAAGCATTTGTGATGCCTTACTCTTCCTGCAAACTGATCAACAATTCTTTCAATCTTTTCCCATTCGTTAATATCTGTTCTTTCTAAAATATCTTTAGAAAAAAACTGTCCTTCATTCATTCTGTACTCCACCAATTTCTCATAAAGCTTTTCTTTAGAACCGAAATAATAAGAAATCATTGAAATGTTTACATTGGCAGCTTTAGAAATCTCTCTTGTAGAAGTTCCCTGAAAACCATTTTCCGCAAATAGTTTTTCTGCAGCGAATAATATATTTTCTTCTTTTGAAATCATCTTTAGTAATTTTCGGGTGCAAATGTACAACGCTTTTTTGTTAAAATCAAACGATTGATTGGTTTTTTAATTTATTTTTAATTCTTTATATATTTCCAATTAATTTTATATTTACTTAAAATCAATTTTTATGGGCTTTTTCAGTTTTCTTTTCGGCAGAAAAAAACAGACGGAGAAAATAAATCCTCCCTCGGAAGATCAATCTGTTAAAATTTCAGAATCCGGAGCAAAATTCGATCTGGAAATTGTAGAAGCTTATAAAAGATATCATTCAGATCCTTCATCAGATATAAGTTTAGGCATCGAAGATCAAAACGGAAAAAGTGTTCCGCCACACGCTGCTTATTCTCAGATATTTTCTGAGTGGGCAAAAATTCAGTCTAAATGGGACAGAATGTCTGTGCTTTATGAATTTTGGGATAATTCTCAACTTGAAAAACTGGAAGACTGGCAAATCATAGAACGCTATACGAAAGACAGATATGCTACAAAATCATTGAATTATTTCAGAAAAAAGGTTGAAGGTAAAGACAAGTTGTCTGTAGAAGAATTGGTGGCTGCCTCTAAACTTTATAGAGTTTTACTGGATAATGATTCAGCATTGACTTACGCAGAAAAAGCCTACGAAAAGTTTCCCGGCAATGATTTGGCAAAAGTAGAATACGCAAGTGTACTTCATTTATCTAAAGACACCGTAAAAAGAGAAAAAAGCCATCAGATTATTGGTGATGTTTTGGAAAAGAAAATGAAACAAAATGAATCACAAAATATATTCGATTGTTTTATATTTTCAGAAAATTATCTGGATTCGTCAGTATTTGCAATGGCATATCTTATTAACAGCGATGCAGATCTTGAGATATGGGATTACGTTGCAGAAGAATATTATTATTGCCCGGTCTTTCGTTACGAACATGCAGTAAAATTATCTGAATCTGAAAATACAGGTTTGCGTGCTCTCGCCAAACTCACTTCTTTAAGTCAGGAATTTCCATGGTTTACAACTGCATTGCAGTCTACAGTAAAAAATATAGAATCTATGCGTGTTCAGCTGAGCAATCCCGATTTTATGGAAAAGGAATATTTAGAGTTTAAAAACAATCTTCAACGATAATTCTTTTTTAATATTGATTTAAAAATCCTGAATTTATTAACTCTTGTGAATATATCTTGATAATTTAATTCCCAAGTCTGTCCATACAATTTTAGGATTTCCATTTCTTGTAAGATGTAAATCGGCAGTGTTTATTTCTTCTAAAATATTAATAATATTTGCACCGCTGATGTATTTTGAAAAACCAGCCCAGTTGAAACCATTGGCATCAATCTTTTTATACACCAATTCTTCAGACTGATAATTTTGCAACAATGCCAATCTGAAAATTTCTGAGGCATAGTTGAGAAAGTTTTTTTGCTTTTCTCTGTTCCAGCCTGCAATTTCTTTTGCCCAAATAATGATGTTTTTAAGATATTCCGGTTTCTTTTTTACCATAAATGCATCACGAACCCACTGTACAAATAGCTTTTCAAACTCTGGATTTTTATCTTGTGAACTTAGAAATTTTACGGCATCGTTGAGATTTCCTTGTGACTGATGCACAACCTCCTTCCCTTTTTCATCTGAAATATTAAATTTATTTTTTAAATAAACTTCCAGATCTTCATCATTAATTCTTGGAACTTCAATCAGTTGTGTTCTTGATAAGATCGTTGGTAAAATATCGTCACTGCTTTCTGCCGTTAAAAGAATAATTGTTTTTGCTGGCGGTTCTTCTAAAAATTTAAGAAACTTGTTGGATGCCGCGGTATTCATTTTATCAGCACGCCAAACGATGAGAATTTTAGTTCCGCCCTCAAAACTTTTTAAAGCAAATTTTTGATTTTGCTCATCTATTTCATCTGCAGAAATAAAGAACTGTTTGTTTTCAGATTCCAGAACGGCAGTCCAATCGTCAAAACTCGCGTAAGGAAAATCTAAGATCATTTCTCTGAACTCCTCAAACTTACTTTTACTTAATGAGTTTCTGTTATCGGTAAAAACAGGAAAGCTGAAGTGTAAATCTAAGTGATTAAGATGTTCTACTTTTGATGCAGCATGCTCATTTTCACCTTTTAATATTTCTTTTGCATACGCCAAAACCAAAGGCATTGTTCCGTAGCCTTCTTTTCCTATGAAAAGCTGGGCGTGGCTTACTCGGTTTTCGGTGATGCTGTCTTGAAGAAGTTTTTTAAGATTTTCTTGTCCGGCGATGTTTTCCCAATTCATGTTTCAAAGATAAGAATTTTTGAAAAGGGTAGCGAGTCAAGTGTTAATTTTGCTTCGCAAGTAAATAGTTAATTTTAATGTCATTAAAAATTTGACAGTAAAGCTAATTTTTCATTGACAATTCATTACAAATTCACCCTTAACAAACTTTAACCTCAGTAAATTTTTACAATTCATTAATATTTAAGATATTTGCGCATTATTTTAAAAATATAGAATGAAAAAAATTTTTGTACTATCATTCATTTCAGTGGGGTACTTCCTTAACGCGCAAAGTTTGAGCAACTCACCTTATGCAACTTACGGAATTGGTGATGTAAAATATGATAATACGATTGAAACTTCCTCTATGGGAGGGATCTCAACTGCTTTTATAAGTGATTTCAGCAGTAATTTTAACTTCGGAAACCCTGCGAATAACAGTAATTTTGAGTTAACAAGTATTAAGCTTGAAGCTACTAACGAAAACAATTATTTTAAAACTGATTATAATAATACGAAGTCTACCAAACATTCTACGTATTTATCTAATATATCCATCGCTTTTCCTATTTCATCAAAAATAAAAATGGGATTCCTTTACCAACCGTATAGTTCTAAAAGCTATGAGGTAGTACATGATGAAACAATTGATGGAGCAATCAATCGAAATATATTCAAGGGTAGCGGTACATTAAATACAGCTCAGTTAGCGGTATCTTATAAAATCAATTCTCAATTTGCTGTAGGAGCAAGAGCCAATTATTATTTTGGTAATCTTTATGATTTAAACGAGTTTTCAATTTCTACTGCAGATTTAACGAATGGTTACGAAACCAAAAACAGTATTAAAAATTTCAACTTTACATTAGGTACAAGTTATCAAAGCATAAATACACGTACCGATCGTAAACTGACAATTGGGGCAACTGCTACATTTGGGAATACAAGTAATATGACAACCAATTATATTAACAGTACTTATTATTACAGTGATGTTGATACAAAAGCGGGAGAAACAATTATTGATCAAAAAAATACAAGTTCAAACAATTTACTTCCTCTTCAGGCTTCAGTCGGTGTAGGATATGGAAGCGAAAACCACTGGTTCCTTTCAGGTCAGATTGATTATAAAAAAGGAGAGTCGATAAACTATTTCGGTAATACTTTTGATTATCAGGATTCTTACAGAATTTCTGCCGGAGGTTGGTATTTACCAAACTATAACAACTTTAGAAGTTATTTCTCAAGAGTTGTTTACCGATATGGAGCTTTCTATGAAAAAGGAAGTCTTGAAATTGCAGGAAACAGCATTAATAAATTTGGTATATCGGGAGGAGTAATGCTACCATTCAAAAATAGCAGCATCACAAGAATGAGTGGTCTTGAAATTGGTGTAGAATTAGGGAAAAGAGGAACGCTTAAAAACAATCTAATTAATCAGAATTTTGTTAACCTGAAAGTTGGTTTCAATTTTGCTGACAGATGGTTTAGAAAACAGCTTTACAACTAAGAATGAATTTTATTTCAAACATAAATTTAAAAAATATAGCATACCTTTTTAGTTGTGCTATATTTTTTATATTCACATCCTGCGAAGAAGACCTTACTAAGCCAAAAGGCGGCAACGAAAAAAACTTCCCTTCGCAGATTATTCACAATGCAAAAATTATACAGAGAGACTCTGGTGTTATTACGCTAAAAGCAACAGCTCCGATTATTGAAAAATACGAGTTGATTGACAGTCC
Coding sequences within it:
- a CDS encoding DHA2 family efflux MFS transporter permease subunit, producing MQDSLVEYGARRVIITITAILCALLEIVDSTIVNVALNEMKGNMGATLSEVGWVITAYAIGNVIVVPMTSWLSQQFGRRNYFAASIIIFTIFSFLCGNAENIWELVFFRLCQGIGGGALLVTSQTIITESYPVEKRSMAQAIYGLGVIIGPTLGPPLGGYIVDNYSWPYIFYINIPIGIAATLMTLQFVKSPKFSEKRKASDVDWLGIALLALTVGSLQFILERGHEEDWFESGMIVTFTTTAVLGFILFLWRELTFKYPIVELRVLKNGNLRIGTVMSFVLGFGLYGSTFIVPLYTQSILGWTALQSGALMIPAALTTAFMMPIIGRLLSKGAKQQILVSLGLFIFFVYSFWGYKILTPDTSKEAFFWMLIVRGMGLGLLFIPITSLSLSTLKGQEIGQGAAFTGMMRQLGGSFGIAAITTFIANASQKYRLNLISHLDGDSFDVQQRLAALKANFIAKGMTPDAAMNAAYKVLDMTVTKQATVLSYMDVFLYLGVAFLICIPFILFIRERKSKEKIDLSEAMH
- a CDS encoding HlyD family secretion protein, with product MENNNTQVTEPKKKKSLVFPIILAVVVIGGGIFGYRSYTYGQFHEETDDAQIASNMNPVISKISGYVAEVKVKDNQFVKKGDTLVILDNKDQKMALDQAQAALSTAKSNISSAQSSTNATSKNISSSQAAVATANAQIEAAKVNVWKTAQDLKRYSVLVKDHSITEQQYEQALAAKQSADKQLQVLVDTRNQIAQQTGIASSQTEASSQQISVAGSVAKQREVDVESAKLNLSYTVIVAPEDGFVGKVPIQAGQFLQAGAQLFSLVKNDQKWVIANFKETQVAKMVEGQKVKIEIDAFPDTEFDGVVSSFSPATGSTFSILPPDNASGNFVKVVQRLPIKIDFVKLDPNIAKRLRTGMNVKAEVSLK
- a CDS encoding TolC family protein, with protein sequence MKRINNSAIVLSLFVGMMYTNAQEKKQLSLDEAVQLGIQNSKSLKIDAAKIEEATADLLEAKNRQLPELKVSGSYMYLPIKPNIDLKLPGVSAAGGPEVHQVAYGSANLSVPIYSGGRIKYGIQSAKYLVEASKLSTENDKIAIAYNVAQAYNNLFKANQSIKVLEENLTASQKRDETFLKLENNGVIARNDRLKANLQTSNIELQLLEAKNNYNIANINMDLLLGLPETTEIEVDQNYLDESDDVKPVSFYLNEARENRKDLQALDQQRKAAELGTKSAKAENLPSIAFTGGYVAADIPKFLTIYNAVNVGVGISYNLSNLWKENSSLKQSKAREMQLSATNELLNDNIKLDVNREYQNSDYSKKRITVFEKAAVQANENYRITKNKYDNGLATMTELLDADAAQIAANVGVINAKADAALAYRKLLQTTGTLTIK
- a CDS encoding TetR/AcrR family transcriptional regulator; the protein is MISKEENILFAAEKLFAENGFQGTSTREISKAANVNISMISYYFGSKEKLYEKLVEYRMNEGQFFSKDILERTDINEWEKIERIVDQFAGRVRHHKCFYRIMQREQLHTENPQIVEFLKETKMSFISMYSKILESGIQKGIFTKNPPIYLLHSTVSGTLFYASNAKGMYKEFLNNTEDEEAFEEKYYSELKKHIKHILKDLLGYEENK
- a CDS encoding ATP-binding protein, which produces MNWENIAGQENLKKLLQDSITENRVSHAQLFIGKEGYGTMPLVLAYAKEILKGENEHAASKVEHLNHLDLHFSFPVFTDNRNSLSKSKFEEFREMILDFPYASFDDWTAVLESENKQFFISADEIDEQNQKFALKSFEGGTKILIVWRADKMNTAASNKFLKFLEEPPAKTIILLTAESSDDILPTILSRTQLIEVPRINDEDLEVYLKNKFNISDEKGKEVVHQSQGNLNDAVKFLSSQDKNPEFEKLFVQWVRDAFMVKKKPEYLKNIIIWAKEIAGWNREKQKNFLNYASEIFRLALLQNYQSEELVYKKIDANGFNWAGFSKYISGANIINILEEINTADLHLTRNGNPKIVWTDLGIKLSRYIHKS